A region of the Catenulispora sp. EB89 genome:
CGACCCGCTGAGCTCCAAGAGCATCCGTAACGTGCACGGCGTCCTCCCTGCTCTGTACTTAAAGCCAGCCCACCGCCCGGAGAAACACAACCGTTCTTCCCGCCCGTGCCAAGAACCTCGACCTCTGCACACCCGGCGGCGGCGCCCGGCGGATACCACCGGCAGCTACGACGTCCTGGTCGGCCCGGCCTACTTTGACGTCAAGTACACGGTCAGGCGCGACAGAAGCGGCAGCGACGCCTCTAACGTTTCGCGCTCATCCGAGCTGAGGGCATCGCTGATCGCGGTGCCCAGCCAGTCCGCGCGCCTGCGGCGCTCCTCGGCCAAGCGGTTTCTTCCCGCCGGGGTGAGGTGGAGCAACGATTTGCGCCCGTCGCTGGGGTGCGCCTCGGCCTGCACCAGGCCCTGAGTCAGGAGGTCTTTGACCGCCTTGGCTGTCGACTGGTGGCTGACTCCTCGCTGATGCGCGATGTCGGCGGTGGTC
Encoded here:
- a CDS encoding MarR family winged helix-turn-helix transcriptional regulator — its product is MDDQQLAEELRQAIGRLVRTVRTADTMPPGEAAVLGYLDRDGPLTTADIAHQRGVSHQSTAKAVKDLLTQGLVQAEAHPSDGRKSLLHLTPAGRNRLAEERRRRADWLGTAISDALSSDERETLEASLPLLSRLTVYLTSK